In Pseudomonadota bacterium, the sequence GGTGGCGAAGGCGGGACGGCAGAGCAGCGTGACCTGGGCGCCGGCCTCAGCGAAGCGGGCGCCGATCCACTGCCCGATGGCCCCCGCGCCGAACACCAGAACGCGCGGCGCGCCGCCCATCAAGCCAAAGCTCCCGGACGGCGCGCGCGAGATGACGAAGGCATGGGGTGGGGGTCAGTTCACGCGCTTCAGGTACTCACCCGTGCGCGTGTCGATCTGCAGCACGTCGCCCTCGTTGATGAAGAGCGGCACGTTGATGACCGCACCGGTCTCGAGGGTGGCGGGCTTCGACGCGCCCGTGGCGGTGTCGCCCTTGAAGCCGGGCTCGGTGACCGTGACCTTGAGGTCGACGAAGTTCGGCAGGTCGATGCCGATGGGGGTGTCGTTGTGGAGCAGCACGCTCACCTCGGTGGAGTCTTTCATCCACTTGGTGCCCTCGCCGATGAACTGCTTGTCGAGGGTGATCTGCTCGTAGTTCTCGTTGTCCATGAACGTGTAGTCGTCGCCAGAGCTGTACAGGAACTGCATCGGGCGGCGCTCGACCACGGCGCGCATGACCTTCTCACCGCCGCGGAACGTCTTCTCGAGGCTGTATCCGGTCTTGATGTTCTTGAGCTTGGAACGAACGAACGCAGCGCCCTTGCCCGGCTTGACGTGCTGGAAGTCGACCACGGTGTAGAGGTTGCCCTCGAGCTCGATGGTGATGCCGGTGCGGAAGTCGTTTACACTGAACATGCGTGGCCTCTCGGCGTTCGCCTCGGCTCCGCGGAGCGCGGATCGGGCGAGCGCGAATGATGTGGTGTGGAGGCAACGTGATTCTTGAAAGTCTTCGTGGTTCCTGCCACATTCCCGAGGGGCGGAAGACGCGGACAATCAGGGCGCCGGACCTCTTTACCAGCGCCGCCGGTGTCGGTATACTGCTAGTGGAAACAAGGAGGAACCTCACGTATGGCTATGGGCAACATCAGCGGCGCCTCGACGGCGATGGCCACCAAGGCGCAGATGGTCGGCTTCGTTCCCCGCGACTCCATCAAGGAGGTCAAGAAGCAGGAGGAACAGACCAACACCATACGCGAGCTCGAGCAGCAAGACACCTCCAACAGCGGCGCCAAGACCGGCAAGGATCCGCGCGGTCCCCAGGGTCAGGCCCAGGCGCAGGTGCAGACGCCCGACCAGAAGGTCCGCCAGCGTCAGATCAGCACCCCGCAGCAGCACTCGGCGCCCGCCACCGAAGAGCAGACCGAGTCGAAGGGCGCACAGCAGCCGCAAGAGCAGGCGCCAGAGGCGGGTCGCCAGGCTCCCCGCGGCCAGGTGGCCTTCGACACCTCGGCCCAGATCCAGTGGCGCTTCAATCGTGCCCAGACCGAGCAGACCAACGGCAGCGGCGGAACGCAGTCGCAGCCAGAGATGCAGAAGCGCCAGTTCCTCAAGAACCTGCAGTCGATGGTGAAGAACGAGTACCAGCAGTTCGTCAAGTCAGACGATGCTCTCTACTCCCGTCGCAATCTCCGCGAGATCATGTCTGCCCTCAATCAAGACGACCCGTACAGCAAGAAGCTGAGCCGCGATACCGACTCTCGCTTCGCCGAGAACGAGCCGGCGGGCGAGCTCGAGGGCTACAACAAGTTCAATGCCATGCGCGCAACGCGCAGCCTGCAGGTGGTGCTCAGCCACCAGCAAGAGCAGCAGGAGTCGGCGCTGCAGCTGGTGGCGTAACGCGCCAACCGCAG encodes:
- the efp gene encoding elongation factor P; the encoded protein is MFSVNDFRTGITIELEGNLYTVVDFQHVKPGKGAAFVRSKLKNIKTGYSLEKTFRGGEKVMRAVVERRPMQFLYSSGDDYTFMDNENYEQITLDKQFIGEGTKWMKDSTEVSVLLHNDTPIGIDLPNFVDLKVTVTEPGFKGDTATGASKPATLETGAVINVPLFINEGDVLQIDTRTGEYLKRVN